In Candidatus Coatesbacteria bacterium, one DNA window encodes the following:
- the rpmA gene encoding 50S ribosomal protein L27, which yields MAHKKAGGSSRNGRDSESKRLGCKRFAGQLVTGGSVLVRQRGTNFHAGPGAGLGRDHTLFAKIDGRVDFYTRRNRRYVSVTAV from the coding sequence ATGGCTCACAAGAAGGCAGGCGGTTCTTCCCGCAACGGACGTGACTCCGAATCCAAACGTCTGGGCTGCAAGCGTTTCGCTGGCCAACTGGTCACCGGCGGCTCCGTGCTGGTGCGCCAACGCGGCACCAACTTCCACGCCGGCCCCGGCGCCGGTCTGGGACGCGACCACACCCTGTTCGCCAAGATCGACGGCCGCGTCGATTTCTACACCCGGCGTAACCGCCGCTACGTTTCCGTCACCGCCGTCTAG